One window of Camelina sativa cultivar DH55 unplaced genomic scaffold, Cs unpScaffold19481, whole genome shotgun sequence genomic DNA carries:
- the LOC109132085 gene encoding pEARLI1-like lipid transfer protein 1, translating to IDALRLGVCANVLSSLLNVQLGQPSSQSCCSLIQGLVDLDAAICLCTALRANVLGINLNVPISLSVLLNVCNRKLPSGFQCA from the coding sequence ATCGATGCTCTCAGACTCGGTGTATGTGCAAATGTCTTAAGCAGTCTACTTAACGTGCAATTGGGTCAGCCATCGTCTCAATCATGTTGTTCGCTCATCCAAGGTTTGGTTGACCTCGACGCTGCCATTTGTCTCTGCACTGCTCTTAGGGCTAACGTTCTTGGCATTAACCTTAACGTTCCAATATCCCTCAGCGTTCTTCTCAACGTTTGTAACAGAAAGCTTCCATCTGGTTTCCAATGTGCTTGA